The Mannheimia granulomatis sequence ACGCTGGTAAAAGGTTGGGTCAATTTGTTTATCGGTAATATTAATCATAAGACTCTCGTATCTACTTCTTAAAATAAAGACAAGCAGTTACAAAAAGTATTGCTTTTTGAACGTTGGCTTTGCCAATGGCAGCAAAGCTGTAAATAATTTTTACCTGATTTTTTGCAAAAATACATTGCAATTTTTAAGTAAAATTTAACCGCTTGTTTTATCATTTATTAATCTTCTAAGGTAATCGCCTCTTTGATTTTCTTCAAGGCTGCGTTTTCAAGCTGGCGAACACGTTCTGCTGAAATACTGTATTTATCGGCGAGATCTTGTAAGGTCGCCTTATTATCATCTAACCAACGGGTTTTAATAATATCTTGGCTGCGTTCATCAAGCGTTGCTAAAGCATAAGCAAGCTGTGCGGTTGCTTGTCCGTTATGCTGCTCATCTTCCAGATCATCGGCAAAATTAGAGCTGCTGTCTTCAATATACATAGAGGGAGCGTAAGTATCTTCGTCATCTTCACCGGCAGGTAAATCAAAGCCGAGGTCTTGCCCGGTCATACGCGATTCCATTTCACGCACTTCCTCCACCGTCACGCCTAAATCATCGGCAACTTTTTTGATCTCTTCTTCATTAAACCACGCCAAACGATTTTTATTTTTCCGCAGATTAAAGAATAACTTACGTTGGGCTTTAGTGGTTGCTACTTTCACAATTCGCCAATTTTTCAGTACATATTCGTGAATTTCCGCCTTCACCCAATGCACCGCAAATGAAACCAAACGCACTCCCACATTCGGGTCAAAGCGTTTTACCGCCTTCATCAAGCCGATATTGCCCTCTTGGATTAAATCCGCCAGCGGCAATCCGTATCCCATATAGCCACGGGCGATGTGGATCACAAAACGCATATGCGAAAGAATAAGCTGTTTTGCTGCCTCAACATCTTCATCATAATAATAACGTTCGGCAAGCTCCTTTTCTTGCTCAGCGGAAAGAATCGGATATTGATTCGCCATTCGGATATAGCTATCCAAATTGCCTTGCGGTACCGGCATGGATGCAGAAACTAACGCAGGGTGCATTGCTTCCACATTTGGAGAATCTTCAACTATCTCGCCCGGCTCAACAAGCTCAGCCTCAATAATTTCGGCATCTTCAATTTCATTTTCGTCAAATTTTTTCATTCTCTATCTCTTAAAACTATCCGCAACTGACATATTATAACAATGTTAAACTATATCTTAGTAATATTGTAAATCTTTTCTTAGAACGTAATAAAAAAGTTGAGTTCCGATTGAAACTCAACTTTTAACACTTAAGAA is a genomic window containing:
- the rpoH gene encoding RNA polymerase sigma factor RpoH; translation: MKKFDENEIEDAEIIEAELVEPGEIVEDSPNVEAMHPALVSASMPVPQGNLDSYIRMANQYPILSAEQEKELAERYYYDEDVEAAKQLILSHMRFVIHIARGYMGYGLPLADLIQEGNIGLMKAVKRFDPNVGVRLVSFAVHWVKAEIHEYVLKNWRIVKVATTKAQRKLFFNLRKNKNRLAWFNEEEIKKVADDLGVTVEEVREMESRMTGQDLGFDLPAGEDDEDTYAPSMYIEDSSSNFADDLEDEQHNGQATAQLAYALATLDERSQDIIKTRWLDDNKATLQDLADKYSISAERVRQLENAALKKIKEAITLED